In one Eschrichtius robustus isolate mEscRob2 chromosome 15, mEscRob2.pri, whole genome shotgun sequence genomic region, the following are encoded:
- the HS1BP3 gene encoding HCLS1-binding protein 3 isoform X2 has translation MQSPAVLVTSRRVQNVHTGLDLTVPQHQEVRGKMMSGHVEYQILVVTRLAAFKSAKHRPEDVVQFLVSRKYSDIEEFYQKLSSRYPAASLPPLPRKVLFVGECDIRERRAMFDEILRCVSKDAELAGSPELLEFLGTRSPGAADLSSRDFSVLDTDSQAGDDRDAFDFFQQQDRVEGEGLPTLDQKGQDAGKSSEEEEEEEEEALDPLGIMRSKKPKKRPEVAVKPKPLPRLSIFDEEVDPDEGLFGPGRKPSPRSPAEDAPPRDSLKLFDDPDLGGAVPLGDPLLLPAAPESGGPTSRPGCREASKELSRNSYMALDMRSRRLSPPPPR, from the exons ATGCAGTCCCCGGCGGTGCTCGTCACCTCCAG GCGAGTTCAGAATGTCCACACAGGCCTGGACCTGACCGTGCCCCAGCACCAGGAGGTACGGGGCAAGATGATGTCAGGGCATGTGGAGTACCAGATCCTGGTGGTAACCCGGCTGGCTGCATTCAAGTCGGCCAAGCACAGGCCTGAGGATGTCGTCCAGTTCTTG GTCTCCAGAAAGTACAGTGATATTGAGGAGTTTTACCAGAAACTCAGCAGTCGTTATCCAGCGGCCagccttccccccctccccaggaAGGTGCTCTTTGTGGGGGAGTGTGACATCCGGGAGAGGAGAGCCATGTTCGATGAGATCCTGCGCTGTGTCTCGAAGGATGCTGAGTTGGCAGGCAGCCCTGAGCTGCTAGAATTCTTAG GTACCAGATCCCCCGGGGCTGCGGATCTCAGCAGCAGAGATTTCTCTGTCCTGGACACAGACAGCCAAGCAGGGGACGACAGGGATGCTTTCGACTTCTTCCAGCAGCAGGACCGAGTGGAGGGTGAGGGTCTCCCCACGCTGGACCAGAAGGGCCAGGATGCAGGGAAGtcctcagaggaggaggaggaggaggaggaggaggccctgGACCCTCTGGGCATCATGCG CTCCAAGAAGCCCAAGAAACGCCCGGAAGTGGCCGTGAAGCCCAAACCCTTGCCCCGTCTCTCCATCTTTGATGAGGAGGTGGACCCCGACGAGGGGCTCTTTGGCCCGGGCAGGAAGCCCTCTCCCCGGAGCCCCGCAGAGGACGCACCCCCCAGGGACT CCCTGAAACTGTTTGACGATCCTGACCTCGGCGGAGCCGTGCCCCTGGGTGACCCCTTACTGCTGCCAGCTGCCCCCGAGAGTGGAGGACCCACGTCCCGCCCAGGCTGCAGGGAGGCCTCCAAGGAGCTGTCCAG GAACAGTTACATGGCGCTGGACATGCGATCCCGGAGGCTGTCACCACCCCCCCCTCGTTAG